The following proteins are encoded in a genomic region of Streptomyces lunaelactis:
- a CDS encoding response regulator transcription factor, translating into MTKILVVDDEPEVRAAVEDGLALDGYEVRGVGDGLAALSAVASWQPDAIVLDVMMPVLDGLGFCRRLRAMEDHTPVLVLTALDSVSERVDGLDAGADDYLVKPFALDELTARVRALLRRAAPLPEESGGLSFAGLTVDPDTRTGSRGGRSLEFSRTEFTLLELLLRHPGQVLPRELILELVWGRDFGPASNSLAVYVGYLRRKLEAGGEPRLVHTVHGVGYRLDLS; encoded by the coding sequence ATGACGAAGATCCTGGTTGTCGACGACGAGCCCGAAGTACGCGCCGCGGTCGAGGACGGACTGGCCCTCGATGGCTATGAGGTGCGCGGCGTGGGCGACGGTCTCGCCGCGCTCTCGGCCGTGGCGTCGTGGCAGCCGGACGCGATCGTCCTCGATGTGATGATGCCGGTGCTCGACGGGCTCGGCTTCTGCCGTCGGCTGCGGGCGATGGAGGACCATACGCCGGTGCTCGTACTGACCGCGCTGGACTCGGTCAGCGAGCGTGTCGACGGCCTGGACGCGGGCGCCGACGACTATCTGGTGAAGCCCTTCGCGCTGGACGAACTGACCGCGCGCGTACGGGCGTTGCTGCGACGCGCCGCTCCCCTGCCCGAGGAGTCGGGCGGGCTGTCCTTCGCCGGTCTGACGGTGGACCCCGACACGCGCACGGGCAGTCGGGGCGGCCGGTCACTGGAGTTCAGCCGTACCGAGTTCACGCTGCTCGAACTGCTGCTGCGCCATCCCGGGCAGGTGCTCCCCCGCGAGCTGATCCTGGAGCTGGTGTGGGGACGGGACTTCGGCCCCGCCTCCAACTCCCTTGCCGTGTACGTCGGTTATCTGCGCCGCAAGCTGGAGGCGGGCGGTGAGCCGCGCCTGGTCCATACGGTGCACGGGGTCGGCTACCGGCTGGACCTGTCATGA
- a CDS encoding acyl-CoA mutase large subunit family protein: MDADAIEEGRQRWQARYDKARKRDADFTTLSGDPVEPAYGPRPGDTYDGFERIGWPGEYPFTRGLYPTGYRGRTWTIRQFAGFGNAEQTNERYKMILANGGGGLSVAFDMPTLMGRDSDDPRSLGEVGHCGVAIDSAADMEVLFKDIPLGDVTTSMTISGPAVPVFCMYLVAAERQGIDPALLNGTLQTDIFKEYIAQKEWLFQPEPHLRLIGDLMEHCARSIPAYKPLSVSGYHIREAGATAAQELAYTLADGFGYVELGLSRGMDVDHFAPGLSFFFDAHLDFFEEIAKFRAARRIWARWMKEVYGAETDKAQWLRFHTQTAGVSLTAQQPYNNVVRTAVEALSAILGGTNSLHTNALDETLALPSEQAAEIALRTQQVLMEETGVANVADPLGGSWYVEQLTDRIEADAEKIFDQIRERGRRAHPDGKHPIGPITSGILRGIEDGWFTGEIAESAFQYQRSLEKGDKRVVGVNVHHGSVTGDLEILRVSHEVEREQVRVLAGRKSGRDDARVRVSLNAMLAAARDGSNMIAPMLDAVRAEATLGEICDVLRDEWGTYTEPPGF; this comes from the coding sequence ATGGACGCTGACGCCATCGAGGAAGGCCGCCAACGCTGGCAGGCCCGTTACGACAAGGCCCGCAAGCGGGACGCGGACTTCACCACGCTCTCCGGGGATCCGGTCGAGCCCGCCTACGGGCCCCGGCCCGGGGACACCTACGACGGCTTCGAGCGGATCGGCTGGCCGGGGGAGTACCCCTTCACCCGCGGTCTGTACCCGACCGGCTACCGCGGCCGCACCTGGACCATCCGCCAGTTCGCCGGCTTCGGCAACGCCGAGCAGACCAACGAGCGCTACAAGATGATCCTGGCGAACGGCGGCGGCGGGCTCTCCGTCGCCTTCGACATGCCGACGCTCATGGGCCGCGACTCCGACGACCCGCGCTCGCTCGGCGAGGTCGGCCACTGCGGTGTCGCCATCGACTCGGCCGCCGACATGGAGGTCCTGTTCAAGGACATCCCGCTCGGTGATGTCACCACCTCGATGACGATCAGCGGCCCGGCCGTCCCGGTCTTCTGCATGTATCTGGTCGCGGCCGAGCGCCAGGGCATCGACCCGGCCTTGCTCAACGGCACGCTGCAGACCGACATCTTCAAGGAGTACATCGCGCAGAAGGAGTGGCTCTTCCAGCCCGAGCCGCATCTGCGTCTGATCGGCGACCTGATGGAGCACTGCGCGCGGAGCATCCCCGCGTACAAGCCTCTCTCCGTCTCCGGTTACCACATCCGCGAGGCGGGCGCGACTGCCGCGCAGGAGCTCGCGTACACGCTGGCCGACGGCTTCGGCTATGTCGAGCTGGGGCTGAGCCGCGGTATGGACGTGGACCACTTCGCGCCCGGCCTCTCCTTCTTCTTCGACGCGCACCTCGACTTCTTCGAGGAGATCGCCAAGTTCCGGGCGGCACGACGGATCTGGGCGCGCTGGATGAAGGAGGTGTACGGCGCCGAGACCGACAAGGCGCAGTGGCTCCGCTTCCACACCCAGACCGCGGGCGTCTCGCTCACCGCCCAGCAGCCGTACAACAACGTCGTACGGACGGCGGTCGAGGCGCTCTCCGCGATCCTCGGCGGCACCAACTCCCTGCACACCAACGCCCTGGACGAGACCCTCGCCCTGCCGAGCGAGCAGGCCGCCGAGATCGCGCTCCGTACCCAGCAGGTGCTGATGGAGGAGACCGGCGTCGCCAATGTCGCCGACCCGCTGGGCGGCTCCTGGTACGTGGAGCAGCTCACCGACCGGATCGAGGCCGACGCCGAGAAGATCTTCGACCAGATCAGGGAGCGCGGCCGGCGGGCGCACCCGGACGGCAAGCACCCCATCGGCCCGATCACCTCGGGCATCCTGCGCGGTATCGAGGACGGCTGGTTCACCGGCGAGATCGCCGAGTCCGCCTTCCAGTACCAGCGGTCCCTGGAGAAGGGTGACAAGCGGGTCGTCGGCGTCAATGTGCACCACGGCTCGGTCACCGGCGACCTGGAGATCCTGCGGGTCAGCCACGAGGTCGAGCGCGAGCAGGTGCGGGTCCTGGCGGGCCGCAAGTCGGGCCGTGACGACGCTCGTGTACGGGTCTCGCTGAACGCGATGCTGGCCGCCGCGCGGGACGGCTCCAACATGATCGCGCCGATGCTGGACGCGGTCCGGGCCGAGGCGACCCTGGGCGAGATCTGCGATGTGCTCCGGGACGAGTGGGGAACGTACACCGAGCCCCCCGGCTTCTGA
- a CDS encoding DUF3817 domain-containing protein encodes MKSNVLSRYRVMAYVTAVWLLVFTVAIIAKYAFEAGDTMLISQIHGVLFIIYVIFAFDLGSKAKWPFPKLLWVLAAGCIPVASFFVEPKITREIRPLITDGSAATAEA; translated from the coding sequence ATGAAGTCGAATGTGCTGTCCCGTTACCGGGTGATGGCGTACGTCACCGCCGTATGGCTGCTGGTCTTCACCGTGGCGATCATCGCGAAGTACGCCTTCGAGGCCGGCGACACCATGCTGATCTCGCAGATCCACGGTGTGCTGTTCATCATCTACGTGATTTTCGCCTTCGATCTCGGCTCCAAGGCGAAGTGGCCCTTCCCGAAGCTGCTGTGGGTGCTGGCCGCCGGCTGCATCCCTGTGGCCTCGTTCTTTGTCGAGCCGAAGATCACCCGCGAGATCCGGCCGCTGATCACGGACGGCAGCGCGGCGACCGCCGAGGCGTAG
- a CDS encoding DUF3817 domain-containing protein, producing MDIKTASSLHRLRLVSAPEAVSFLLLLVCSVLKRTTEFNAVPVMGAVHGVLFILYVIFWLDAWNRTKWNAKTAALYFVLSVLPFGGFFAERKLKRAADDEVIASRAHREGKVSA from the coding sequence GTGGACATCAAGACCGCCTCGTCCCTCCACCGCCTCCGTCTGGTCTCCGCGCCGGAGGCCGTCTCCTTCCTTCTGCTGCTCGTCTGCTCCGTGCTCAAGCGCACCACGGAGTTCAACGCGGTCCCGGTCATGGGCGCGGTCCACGGCGTGCTCTTCATCCTGTACGTGATCTTCTGGCTTGACGCCTGGAACCGCACCAAGTGGAACGCGAAGACCGCGGCCCTCTACTTCGTGCTCTCCGTGCTCCCCTTCGGCGGCTTCTTCGCCGAGCGCAAGCTCAAGCGCGCGGCCGACGACGAGGTCATCGCCTCCCGCGCCCACCGCGAGGGCAAGGTCAGCGCATGA
- a CDS encoding MTH1187 family thiamine-binding protein encodes MIVAFSVTPLGVGEDVGEYVADAVRVVRESGLPNRTDAMFTSVEGDWDEVMDVVKRAVAAVEARAPRVSVVLKADIRPGVTDGLSSKVETVERHLSA; translated from the coding sequence ATGATCGTCGCCTTCTCCGTCACTCCTCTGGGTGTCGGCGAGGACGTCGGTGAATACGTCGCCGACGCCGTTCGTGTCGTCCGCGAGTCCGGTCTGCCCAACCGCACGGACGCGATGTTCACCTCCGTCGAGGGCGACTGGGACGAGGTGATGGACGTGGTCAAACGTGCCGTTGCGGCGGTCGAGGCCCGTGCGCCGCGCGTCTCCGTCGTCCTGAAGGCCGACATCAGACCCGGCGTCACCGACGGACTCAGCTCCAAGGTCGAGACCGTCGAGCGGCATCTGTCGGCCTGA
- a CDS encoding MarR family winged helix-turn-helix transcriptional regulator, which produces MPKPLSLPFDPIARADELWQQRWGPVPSMAAITSIMRAHQILLAEVDAVVRPYGLTFARYEALVLLTFSKAGELPMSKIGERLMVHPTSVTNTVDRLVRSGLVDKRPNPNDGRGTLASITDKGREVVEAATRALMEMDFGLGAYDEEECAEIFAMLRPLRVSAHDFDEQ; this is translated from the coding sequence GTGCCGAAGCCGCTCAGTCTCCCCTTCGATCCCATCGCCCGAGCCGACGAGCTCTGGCAGCAGCGATGGGGTCCCGTGCCCTCGATGGCCGCGATCACCTCGATCATGCGCGCGCACCAGATCCTGCTCGCCGAGGTCGACGCGGTCGTCAGGCCGTACGGACTGACCTTCGCGCGGTACGAAGCGCTGGTGCTGCTCACCTTCTCCAAGGCCGGTGAGCTGCCGATGTCCAAGATCGGCGAGCGGCTGATGGTCCACCCGACCTCGGTGACCAACACCGTGGACCGGCTGGTCAGGTCCGGTCTGGTCGACAAGCGGCCCAATCCCAACGACGGGCGCGGCACGCTCGCCTCCATCACGGACAAGGGCCGGGAGGTCGTCGAGGCGGCCACCCGCGCGCTGATGGAGATGGACTTCGGGCTCGGTGCCTATGACGAGGAGGAGTGCGCGGAGATCTTCGCGATGCTCCGCCCGCTGCGGGTCTCGGCGCACGACTTCGACGAGCAGTAG
- a CDS encoding tetratricopeptide repeat protein, with product MQPRNMSMSGVVDLAAVKAAGEAKVKAEQARAEAARQGGGGAVPPSSLVIDVDEAGFERDVLQRSAEVPVVIDFWAEWCEPCKQLSPLLERLTQEYGGRFVLAKIDVDANQMLMQQFGVQGIPAVFAVVAGQALPLFQGAAPEAQIRATLDQLIQVAEERFGLTGVAVDAEGAEGAGAEADAAPAAVPVGPYDALLEAAVQALDAGDFGGAVQAYKNVLSDDPGNTEAKLGLAQAELLARVQDMDPAKVRQDAAENQSDVRAQIAAADLELVGGHVEDAFGRLVDTVRRTAGEDRDAARVRLLELFEVVGPDDPRVTAARSALARVLF from the coding sequence ATGCAGCCTAGGAACATGTCCATGAGCGGCGTCGTCGACCTCGCCGCGGTGAAGGCGGCCGGTGAGGCCAAGGTGAAGGCGGAGCAGGCGCGCGCCGAAGCCGCCCGCCAAGGTGGCGGCGGTGCCGTACCCCCTTCCAGTCTTGTGATCGATGTCGATGAGGCGGGCTTCGAGCGCGATGTCCTGCAGCGCTCCGCCGAGGTCCCGGTCGTCATCGACTTCTGGGCCGAGTGGTGCGAGCCGTGCAAGCAGCTCAGCCCGCTGCTGGAGCGGCTGACGCAGGAGTACGGCGGCCGGTTCGTCCTCGCCAAGATCGACGTCGACGCCAACCAGATGCTGATGCAGCAGTTCGGGGTCCAGGGCATCCCGGCGGTCTTCGCGGTGGTGGCCGGCCAGGCCCTGCCCCTCTTCCAGGGCGCGGCGCCCGAGGCCCAGATCCGCGCCACCCTCGACCAGCTGATCCAGGTGGCCGAGGAGCGCTTCGGCCTGACCGGCGTCGCGGTCGACGCGGAAGGCGCGGAAGGCGCCGGCGCCGAGGCGGACGCGGCCCCTGCCGCGGTGCCCGTCGGTCCGTACGACGCCCTGCTGGAAGCCGCCGTACAGGCGCTCGACGCGGGCGACTTCGGTGGCGCGGTCCAGGCGTACAAGAACGTCCTCTCCGACGATCCGGGTAATACGGAGGCGAAGCTGGGCCTCGCCCAGGCCGAACTTCTCGCCCGGGTGCAGGACATGGACCCGGCCAAGGTCCGCCAGGACGCGGCCGAGAACCAGAGCGATGTGCGGGCCCAGATCGCGGCGGCCGACCTGGAGCTGGTCGGCGGTCATGTGGAGGACGCGTTCGGCCGGCTCGTCGACACCGTGCGGCGCACGGCGGGCGAGGACCGCGACGCGGCGCGGGTGCGGCTGCTCGAACTCTTCGAGGTGGTCGGTCCGGACGATCCGCGGGTGACTGCGGCGCGTTCGGCGCTGGCGCGCGTGCTCTTCTGA
- a CDS encoding sensor histidine kinase: protein MSARRRLGARWRRHRPLRTRLALAASAAVALVAVGICTAAFFVIRYELNHQLDLNLTQSATLVTQQNRDEGPGMVAGECRFLSAPACAQIVPAAPAQDPAEPYLLPVVVPVREVAAGERAPYFSNVTLFGHPARMLTTTFGRGEALQVALRADTVEKGVRQAAWLLAGAGAAGVLLAGLLGYWVSRTGLAPVARLTATAEHIAATRDPRHRIELPAGPPGREDEVTRLAGSFNTMLGELEQSVTAQRRLVADASHELRTPLTALRTNAELLARADRLSEAQRARASAALTRQLREVTGLVNDLIELARDEEPQPLLETVRIAALAEHSVEMARAHWPEVAFTLYIDDAAAGLGLPGVPSRLSRLLTNLLDNAAKFSPAGSAVDVALSTRELTVRDHGPGIAPEDLPYVFDRFYRAETARALPGSGLGLAMARQIARAHGAELTAEEGAGGGAVFRLTFPSNAGRADFVSLAGD from the coding sequence ATGAGCGCCCGGCGCCGGCTGGGCGCTCGCTGGCGCCGGCACCGGCCGCTGCGTACGCGACTGGCCCTCGCCGCGTCGGCGGCCGTCGCCCTGGTCGCGGTGGGCATCTGCACGGCCGCGTTCTTCGTGATCCGGTACGAGCTGAACCACCAGCTCGATCTGAATCTGACGCAGTCGGCGACGCTGGTCACCCAGCAGAACCGGGACGAGGGTCCGGGGATGGTGGCGGGCGAGTGCCGCTTTCTGTCGGCTCCGGCCTGCGCGCAGATCGTCCCCGCGGCGCCGGCGCAGGACCCCGCGGAGCCCTATCTCCTCCCGGTAGTTGTGCCCGTGCGCGAGGTCGCCGCCGGGGAACGGGCCCCGTACTTCAGCAATGTCACCCTCTTCGGGCATCCGGCGCGGATGCTGACGACCACGTTCGGCCGGGGCGAGGCGCTCCAGGTCGCGCTGCGCGCGGACACGGTGGAGAAGGGCGTACGTCAGGCGGCCTGGCTGCTCGCGGGGGCGGGCGCGGCGGGTGTGCTGCTCGCGGGCCTGCTGGGGTACTGGGTGTCCCGTACGGGCCTTGCTCCCGTGGCCCGGCTCACCGCGACCGCCGAGCACATCGCTGCGACCCGCGATCCGCGCCACCGCATCGAGCTCCCGGCGGGTCCGCCGGGCCGGGAGGACGAGGTGACGCGGCTGGCCGGGTCGTTCAACACGATGCTCGGGGAGCTGGAGCAGTCGGTCACGGCGCAGCGCCGCCTGGTGGCGGACGCGTCGCACGAGCTCCGGACGCCGCTGACGGCGCTGCGCACCAATGCGGAGCTGCTGGCGCGGGCGGACCGCCTCAGCGAGGCGCAGCGTGCGCGCGCGTCCGCCGCACTTACGCGCCAGCTGCGTGAAGTCACCGGTCTGGTCAACGACTTGATCGAACTCGCCAGGGACGAGGAGCCGCAGCCGCTCCTGGAGACGGTCCGCATCGCGGCGCTCGCCGAGCACTCGGTCGAGATGGCCCGCGCGCACTGGCCGGAGGTCGCGTTCACGCTGTACATCGACGATGCGGCGGCGGGGCTGGGGCTGCCCGGGGTGCCGTCGCGGCTGTCGCGGCTGCTGACGAATCTGCTGGACAACGCGGCCAAGTTCAGCCCGGCCGGGTCGGCGGTCGATGTCGCGCTCAGTACGAGGGAGTTGACGGTGCGGGACCATGGTCCGGGTATCGCGCCGGAGGACCTCCCGTACGTCTTCGACCGCTTCTACCGGGCGGAGACGGCGCGCGCGCTGCCGGGTTCGGGCCTGGGCCTGGCGATGGCCCGCCAGATCGCACGCGCGCACGGCGCGGAACTGACGGCGGAGGAGGGGGCGGGGGGCGGGGCGGTGTTCCGGCTGACGTTCCCCTCAAACGCCGGACGGGCTGACTTTGTCAGCCTCGCCGGCGATTGA
- a CDS encoding TetR/AcrR family transcriptional regulator, which yields MVAVMCSHTRPKSARTGRTGRPRSVEADAAILEATRAALVELGWSKLTMGDVATRAGVAKTTLYRRWTNKNELVVDAVAVLFDELELPDRGSLVADVEGVVLQFAALLARPEARTALMAVVAESTCDDALRVRIRSAIVDRQKRLVVQGRERAQARGELPYEEDPGAAARNTDLIFDVVAGAVVHRALVSAEPVDDEWARRFTLLLVSGIGSLQN from the coding sequence ATGGTCGCCGTCATGTGCAGCCACACCCGCCCCAAATCCGCACGTACCGGTCGTACGGGACGTCCTCGCAGCGTCGAGGCCGATGCCGCGATCCTCGAGGCGACCCGTGCGGCGCTCGTGGAGCTGGGCTGGTCGAAGCTGACGATGGGAGACGTCGCCACCCGGGCCGGGGTCGCCAAGACCACGCTCTACCGCCGCTGGACGAACAAGAACGAGCTGGTCGTGGACGCCGTCGCGGTCCTCTTCGACGAGCTCGAGCTGCCCGACCGCGGAAGTCTGGTCGCCGATGTGGAGGGCGTGGTGCTGCAGTTCGCGGCGCTGCTGGCCCGGCCCGAGGCCAGGACCGCGCTGATGGCGGTGGTGGCGGAGTCGACGTGTGACGACGCGCTGCGGGTCCGTATCCGCTCGGCGATCGTCGACCGGCAGAAGCGGCTGGTCGTTCAGGGCCGGGAGCGCGCCCAGGCCCGTGGCGAGCTGCCGTACGAGGAGGACCCCGGGGCGGCAGCCCGCAACACGGACCTGATCTTCGACGTGGTGGCGGGCGCGGTGGTGCACCGGGCGCTGGTAAGCGCCGAACCGGTGGACGATGAGTGGGCCCGCCGCTTCACCCTGCTGCTGGTGTCGGGGATCGGCTCCCTGCAGAACTGA
- a CDS encoding SDR family NAD(P)-dependent oxidoreductase, which produces MSTRVPSTSTHLNWTGRTVLVTGAEGFIGSTLVDLLAERGAKVRAFVHYKPYAEKGHLAHHLRGGDVEMIAGDIRDAGRVMDAVAGCDTVFHLAALIGIPYSYDSPGAYVQTNVVGTENIAEACRRHCVRRLVHTSTSEVYGTALTAPIGEDHPLQPQSPYSASKIGADMMALSHWHAFELPVTVVRPFNTYGPRQSARAVIPAILAQLHAGAREIKLGSLTPTRDFTYVTDTARGFLALAECDRAVGEAVNLGTGQEISIGALAEALIAASGRSAQVVVDPARLRPAGSEVERLLSDNTRAREWAGWRPEVSLEEGLKQTSEWIAEHLDLFATDRYQV; this is translated from the coding sequence ATGAGCACGCGAGTACCCAGCACGAGCACGCACCTGAACTGGACCGGCCGCACCGTCCTGGTCACCGGCGCCGAGGGCTTCATCGGCTCGACCCTCGTCGACCTGCTCGCCGAGCGCGGTGCGAAGGTCCGCGCCTTCGTCCACTACAAGCCGTACGCCGAGAAGGGCCACCTCGCGCACCATCTGCGCGGCGGCGACGTCGAGATGATCGCGGGCGACATACGCGACGCGGGCCGCGTCATGGACGCCGTCGCCGGCTGTGACACCGTCTTCCATCTCGCCGCGCTGATCGGCATCCCGTACAGCTACGACTCGCCGGGCGCGTACGTGCAGACGAATGTCGTCGGCACCGAGAACATCGCGGAGGCCTGCCGCCGCCACTGCGTACGCCGCCTTGTCCACACCTCGACGAGCGAGGTGTACGGAACCGCCCTCACCGCCCCCATCGGCGAGGACCACCCGCTGCAGCCGCAGTCCCCGTACTCGGCGTCGAAGATCGGCGCGGACATGATGGCGCTCTCGCACTGGCACGCCTTCGAGCTGCCGGTGACGGTCGTACGCCCCTTCAACACGTACGGGCCCAGGCAGTCCGCGCGGGCCGTGATCCCGGCGATCCTGGCCCAACTCCACGCGGGGGCACGGGAGATCAAGCTCGGTTCGCTCACCCCGACCCGCGACTTCACCTATGTCACGGACACCGCCCGCGGCTTCCTGGCGCTGGCGGAGTGCGACCGTGCGGTGGGTGAGGCGGTCAACCTCGGGACGGGGCAGGAGATTTCCATCGGCGCACTGGCCGAGGCGCTCATCGCCGCGTCGGGGCGGTCCGCGCAGGTGGTCGTCGACCCGGCGAGGCTGCGGCCGGCGGGCAGCGAGGTGGAGCGGCTGCTGTCGGACAACACGCGGGCGCGCGAGTGGGCGGGCTGGCGGCCCGAGGTCTCGCTGGAGGAGGGCCTGAAGCAGACGTCGGAGTGGATCGCCGAGCATCTGGACCTGTTCGCGACGGACCGCTACCAGGTCTGA
- a CDS encoding UDP-N-acetylglucosamine--N-acetylmuramyl-(pentapeptide) pyrophosphoryl-undecaprenol N-acetylglucosamine transferase has product MRTPLGSPGSPPGTPLRTPLSVVIGAGGTGGHIYPGLALADALRRAAPDAVISFVGTTRGLETELIPAAGHRLHTVDMIPFDPALGAKRYLLPAALLRSGAQCRAILREQGAQIAVGMGGYPSAPVILGARMAGLPSVIHESNAVPGRANQFAARLTPHMAVAFDRSRAHLAGGQNAITTGMPIAEPIARLDRRGMRAEARRALSVPQDARLVLVNGGSLGATRLTEAAVGLADRWRERPGVQLLIKTGPAALDGTRRRLGDSPVARAVPYLDRMDLAYAAADLVVCRAGSSTVAELATVGVPAVLVPYPHAPGDHQTHNARVLSDAGAGLLLPDAETTADRLAALVEPLLADPARLAAMSGAADPGPHAHAADLLAARVLQLAHRTEEYAA; this is encoded by the coding sequence ATGCGCACACCACTGGGCTCTCCGGGCTCTCCACCGGGCACACCACTTCGCACACCACTCTCCGTCGTGATCGGTGCGGGCGGCACCGGCGGCCACATCTACCCCGGGCTCGCGCTCGCCGACGCACTGCGCCGGGCCGCCCCCGACGCGGTGATCTCCTTCGTCGGTACGACGCGCGGCCTGGAGACCGAGCTGATCCCGGCCGCCGGGCACCGCCTCCACACCGTTGACATGATCCCCTTCGACCCCGCCCTCGGCGCCAAGCGCTACCTGCTGCCCGCGGCCCTGCTGCGGTCCGGCGCCCAGTGCCGGGCGATCCTGCGTGAGCAGGGCGCCCAGATCGCCGTCGGCATGGGCGGCTATCCGAGCGCGCCCGTCATACTCGGCGCGCGGATGGCCGGGCTGCCGAGCGTGATCCACGAGTCCAACGCCGTACCGGGCCGGGCCAACCAGTTCGCCGCCCGCCTCACCCCGCACATGGCCGTCGCCTTCGACCGCAGCCGCGCCCACCTCGCGGGCGGCCAGAACGCCATCACCACCGGAATGCCGATCGCCGAGCCCATCGCCCGCCTGGACCGGCGAGGGATGCGCGCGGAGGCCCGCAGAGCCCTCTCCGTACCGCAGGACGCCAGGCTCGTCCTGGTCAACGGCGGCAGCCTGGGCGCGACCCGGCTCACCGAGGCGGCGGTCGGGCTCGCGGACCGCTGGCGGGAGCGCCCCGGCGTACAGCTGCTGATCAAGACCGGACCCGCGGCACTGGACGGGACCCGGCGGCGGCTCGGCGACTCGCCCGTCGCGCGCGCCGTCCCCTACCTGGACCGGATGGACCTCGCGTACGCCGCCGCCGACCTGGTGGTCTGCCGGGCCGGTTCGTCGACCGTCGCGGAACTGGCCACGGTCGGCGTGCCCGCCGTCCTCGTCCCGTATCCGCACGCCCCCGGCGACCACCAGACCCACAACGCCCGGGTCCTCTCCGACGCGGGCGCCGGCCTCCTGCTCCCCGACGCGGAGACCACCGCCGACCGGCTCGCCGCCCTCGTCGAGCCGCTCCTCGCCGACCCGGCACGGCTCGCCGCGATGAGCGGCGCCGCCGACCCGGGCCCGCACGCCCACGCCGCCGACCTGCTGGCGGCCCGGGTCCTCCAACTCGCCCACCGCACCGAGGAGTACGCAGCATGA
- a CDS encoding DUF6230 family protein translates to MESLARGGTRWKRFALVMVPSVAATAAIGIGLAQGALAASFAVSGQEFKVTAGHLDGRGFAQYGGVDMGYADLKGDAKTAHPVAISTFKNATINNMCQSVVTDVPFVGKITLKLKAGEGKTPVSAENLYLDVSQLDADATFENIDIGVAAKDTDNPGTGKGPAVKDKSILENGFAQQADRAILDNVEQKAWATTAGTFKLSGLKMRLLKGSGDGVECF, encoded by the coding sequence ATGGAGTCTTTGGCTCGTGGCGGAACCAGATGGAAGCGGTTCGCCCTAGTCATGGTGCCGAGTGTGGCCGCAACGGCTGCGATAGGCATCGGTCTGGCACAGGGGGCGCTCGCCGCGTCCTTCGCCGTGTCCGGCCAGGAGTTCAAGGTCACGGCCGGTCATCTCGACGGTCGCGGCTTCGCCCAGTACGGCGGCGTCGACATGGGATACGCGGACCTGAAGGGTGACGCGAAGACTGCGCACCCGGTCGCGATCTCGACCTTCAAGAACGCCACGATCAACAACATGTGCCAGTCGGTCGTCACCGACGTGCCGTTCGTTGGCAAGATCACCCTGAAGCTGAAGGCCGGCGAGGGAAAGACTCCGGTATCCGCGGAGAACCTTTACCTCGACGTGTCCCAGCTGGACGCGGACGCCACGTTCGAGAACATCGACATCGGCGTCGCGGCCAAGGACACGGACAACCCGGGCACGGGCAAGGGTCCGGCCGTCAAGGACAAGTCGATCCTTGAGAACGGGTTCGCGCAGCAGGCCGACCGCGCCATCCTCGACAACGTCGAGCAGAAGGCGTGGGCGACGACTGCCGGCACGTTCAAGCTGAGCGGTCTGAAGATGCGTCTGCTCAAGGGCTCCGGCGACGGGGTCGAGTGTTTCTGA
- a CDS encoding AIM24 family protein: MFRLQGSKVLAVDMTGDAVKAKNGSMVAYDGQMAFKKMSGGGEGIRGMVTRRLTGEQMVMMEVRGQGTCYFADRASEINLVNLHGDKLYVESSNLLCTDAGLRTGTTFTGLRGGASGNGLFTTTVEGTGQAAIMSDGSAVVLRVTPQYPLSVDPGAYIAHQGNLQQQFQSGVTFRTFMGEGSGEAFQIRFEGDGLVYVQPSERNTIGGEV; encoded by the coding sequence ATGTTCCGACTCCAAGGCAGCAAGGTGCTCGCCGTCGACATGACCGGCGACGCCGTCAAAGCGAAGAACGGCTCGATGGTCGCCTACGACGGCCAGATGGCCTTCAAGAAGATGTCCGGCGGCGGTGAGGGCATCCGCGGGATGGTCACTCGCCGGCTGACCGGCGAGCAGATGGTGATGATGGAGGTGAGGGGGCAGGGCACCTGCTATTTCGCCGATCGCGCGTCCGAGATCAATCTGGTCAACCTGCACGGCGACAAGCTCTATGTCGAGTCGAGCAATCTGCTCTGCACCGACGCCGGGCTGCGCACCGGGACGACCTTCACCGGACTGCGCGGCGGGGCGAGCGGCAACGGGCTGTTCACCACCACCGTCGAGGGCACCGGCCAGGCGGCGATCATGTCCGACGGCTCGGCCGTGGTGCTGCGGGTGACGCCCCAGTACCCGCTCTCCGTCGACCCCGGCGCCTACATCGCGCACCAGGGCAATCTGCAGCAGCAATTCCAGTCCGGGGTGACCTTCCGCACCTTCATGGGCGAGGGCTCCGGCGAGGCGTTCCAGATCCGCTTCGAGGGCGACGGACTCGTCTACGTCCAGCCGAGCGAACGCAACACCATCGGGGGCGAGGTCTGA